One Ardenticatenales bacterium DNA segment encodes these proteins:
- a CDS encoding DUF72 domain-containing protein, with the protein MNTPVYYVGTMGYAYPDWRDGVFYPAGIPRQNYLAYYSQRFNAVEMDNTFYGIPRATSVQRWASFTPDNFIFCPKTPRTITHDLRLNEAARAQMDIFLQTVRLFGAKLGPILLQFPPDFTHEDGDALARFLPYLPPDLRFTVEFRHRSWYKRSTSELLQTYGVAWTSTDYIYMPRQVHATADFVYLRLLGRHGSYARKVAEQIDTTPRLQWWWQEMLPHLPHMRAVYVFANNDYAGFSPATCETFLGIMNG; encoded by the coding sequence ATGAATACCCCGGTGTACTATGTGGGCACGATGGGGTACGCTTATCCAGATTGGCGCGACGGGGTGTTCTATCCTGCCGGCATTCCCCGCCAAAACTACCTCGCCTACTACAGCCAACGCTTCAACGCCGTGGAAATGGACAACACCTTTTACGGCATCCCCCGCGCCACCTCCGTCCAACGTTGGGCCAGCTTCACCCCGGACAACTTCATCTTCTGCCCCAAAACCCCGCGCACCATCACCCACGACCTGCGCCTGAATGAGGCGGCCCGCGCCCAGATGGACATCTTCCTGCAAACCGTACGCCTCTTTGGCGCAAAACTCGGCCCCATTTTGCTGCAGTTTCCTCCCGATTTTACCCATGAAGACGGGGACGCCCTGGCCCGATTCTTGCCCTACCTGCCCCCCGATCTGCGCTTCACCGTCGAATTTCGTCACCGCTCCTGGTACAAGCGCAGCACCTCGGAACTCCTGCAAACGTACGGCGTCGCCTGGACCTCCACCGACTACATCTACATGCCGCGACAGGTCCACGCCACGGCGGATTTCGTCTACCTGCGCCTGCTGGGGCGGCATGGCAGCTATGCGCGCAAAGTGGCCGAACAGATAGACACCACCCCCAGGCTGCAATGGTGGTGGCAGGAGATGCTGCCCCACCTGCCACACATGCGCGCCGTCTACGTTTTCGCCAACAACGACTACGCCGGCTTCTCCCCCGCCACCTGCGAGACATTTCTGGGGATAATGAATGGTTGA
- a CDS encoding Stp1/IreP family PP2C-type Ser/Thr phosphatase — MTNLGQIDAFLVTDKGQVRDLNEDYFIAQEPATPTEEIANGWLYIVADGVGGADAGEVASEYASQRTLHHFLAHADENDWGQRLYQAMQAANTDLRAMAASQNSNARGMATTMVAVLIHEHDAVIANVGDSRGYLWRQGEIRQITKDQSLVARLVEEGAITAEQAQNHRHKNIILFSLGSERQPRIDLFPVPLADGDILLLCSDGLIRHVADEEMAATLALTQDAAAAARQLLRMAYDRGGEDNISVAVIRFRPESMRRQPLVAPPADETHPAADEGQSGANRTFLWLYTAFLCLAQSVLIFLVWLLLQN, encoded by the coding sequence ATGACCAACCTGGGCCAGATTGACGCCTTCCTGGTGACGGATAAAGGGCAGGTGCGCGACTTGAACGAAGATTATTTCATCGCGCAAGAACCCGCGACCCCGACGGAAGAAATAGCAAACGGTTGGCTCTACATCGTTGCCGACGGCGTCGGCGGCGCGGATGCGGGCGAAGTCGCCAGCGAATATGCTTCGCAGCGTACCCTGCACCATTTCCTGGCTCATGCAGATGAGAATGACTGGGGACAGCGACTTTACCAGGCGATGCAGGCCGCCAATACGGATTTGCGGGCGATGGCGGCCAGCCAAAACAGCAATGCCCGCGGCATGGCGACAACAATGGTTGCCGTGCTCATTCACGAGCACGACGCCGTCATCGCTAACGTGGGCGACAGCCGTGGTTACCTCTGGCGGCAGGGAGAGATCCGCCAGATTACCAAAGATCAGAGCCTGGTGGCTCGTCTGGTGGAAGAAGGGGCCATTACGGCGGAACAGGCGCAAAACCACCGTCACAAGAACATTATTCTGTTTAGCCTTGGTTCCGAGCGCCAACCGCGAATTGATCTGTTTCCCGTGCCTCTGGCAGACGGAGATATTTTACTGCTCTGTTCCGATGGGTTGATTCGTCATGTGGCGGACGAGGAAATGGCGGCGACGTTGGCGCTGACGCAAGATGCCGCCGCTGCCGCGCGGCAACTGCTGCGCATGGCGTATGACCGTGGCGGCGAAGATAACATCAGCGTCGCCGTGATTCGGTTTCGCCCGGAGTCCATGCGTCGGCAACCTTTGGTTGCGCCGCCCGCCGACGAGACGCACCCGGCGGCGGATGAAGGGCAGTCTGGCGCGAATCGGACTTTTCTCTGGTTGTATACCGCGTTTCTGTGCCTCGCGCAAAGTGTCCTCATCTTTCTTGTCTGGCTTCTTCTGCAAAATTGA
- a CDS encoding ribonuclease J, giving the protein MSSKLRIIPLGGCGEIGKNMTVLEYEDEILVVDAGIMFPENDMLGIDAIIPDYNYLLDKADKIKAILITHGHEDHIGAIGHLMADIDAPIYATPLTVGLIEVKLRRANLLHHVTLRTMQAGDAFAIGAFLIEPFHVAHSIPDCVGFGITTPVGIVVHTGDYKFDHTPSDGWPPDFAKLAEFSMRGVLCLLADSTNAERPGWTPSETVITEAFDRLFQQARGRIIIATFASLISRIQLVADMAQKYGRKLAITGRSMRENTKMARRLGYLEIPEDLLIDINDAARLPAHQVAIMATGSQGEPTAVLGRLAMGDHRTLRVQQGDTVVLSAHPIPGNEEMIHRIINRLMQRGADVLYDAIALVHVSGHAASEEMKLMINLVRPRFFVPIHGELRHLRQHARMAQELGIPAENIAVVENGTVLELDDRSLAVGPRIPGGYVFVDGASVGEIGSSVMRDREQLAQNGFFLAVATLGRENKLIGQPEFISRGFANLDETPELLQGAVDTVARVISQFGSSQDRLSSRIEDALGRYLYAETGRRPLVYVVLR; this is encoded by the coding sequence ATGAGTTCAAAATTACGCATAATCCCATTAGGAGGATGCGGCGAAATCGGCAAAAACATGACAGTCTTGGAGTATGAGGACGAGATTTTGGTGGTAGATGCCGGCATCATGTTTCCCGAAAACGACATGCTCGGCATTGACGCCATCATCCCCGACTACAACTACCTCCTCGACAAAGCCGACAAAATCAAAGCCATCCTCATCACCCACGGGCACGAAGACCACATCGGAGCCATTGGCCACCTCATGGCCGACATCGACGCCCCCATCTACGCCACCCCCCTCACCGTCGGCCTCATCGAAGTCAAACTCCGCCGCGCCAACCTGCTGCACCACGTCACCCTGCGCACCATGCAAGCCGGTGACGCCTTCGCCATCGGCGCCTTCCTCATCGAACCCTTCCATGTTGCCCACAGCATCCCCGACTGCGTGGGCTTTGGCATCACCACCCCCGTGGGCATCGTCGTGCACACCGGCGACTACAAATTCGACCACACCCCCTCCGACGGCTGGCCGCCCGACTTCGCCAAACTGGCCGAGTTCTCCATGCGCGGCGTCCTCTGCCTCCTCGCCGACAGCACCAACGCCGAACGTCCCGGCTGGACTCCCTCCGAGACCGTGATCACCGAGGCATTCGACCGCCTCTTCCAACAAGCTCGCGGGCGCATCATCATCGCCACCTTTGCCTCCCTCATCTCACGTATCCAACTCGTCGCCGACATGGCCCAAAAATATGGCCGCAAACTGGCGATCACGGGGCGCTCCATGCGCGAAAACACGAAAATGGCCCGCCGTCTCGGCTACCTGGAAATCCCCGAAGACCTGCTTATCGACATCAATGACGCCGCCCGCCTCCCGGCGCACCAGGTCGCCATCATGGCTACCGGCTCCCAGGGCGAACCCACCGCCGTGCTGGGGCGGCTGGCCATGGGCGACCATCGCACTTTGCGTGTCCAGCAGGGGGATACCGTCGTCCTTTCCGCCCATCCCATTCCGGGCAACGAAGAGATGATCCACCGGATCATCAATCGCCTGATGCAGCGCGGCGCGGACGTTCTCTACGATGCCATCGCCCTGGTGCATGTCTCCGGGCATGCCGCCAGCGAAGAAATGAAGCTGATGATTAACCTGGTGCGCCCTCGCTTCTTCGTGCCCATTCATGGCGAGCTGCGCCACCTGCGCCAGCACGCCAGAATGGCGCAGGAACTGGGCATTCCCGCGGAAAACATCGCCGTGGTAGAAAATGGAACCGTATTGGAACTGGACGACCGCTCCCTCGCCGTTGGACCGCGCATCCCTGGCGGCTATGTGTTCGTTGACGGGGCCAGCGTGGGCGAAATTGGAAGCTCCGTGATGCGCGATCGGGAACAACTGGCGCAAAATGGTTTCTTCCTGGCCGTTGCCACGCTGGGGCGTGAAAACAAGCTCATCGGCCAGCCGGAGTTCATTTCACGCGGATTCGCCAATCTGGACGAAACGCCGGAGTTGCTGCAAGGGGCCGTCGATACGGTAGCCCGCGTTATCAGCCAGTTCGGCAGCAGTCAGGACAGGCTCTCATCCCGTATTGAAGACGCACTGGGTCGCTACCTGTACGCGGAGACGGGTCGCCGTCCCCTGGTGTACGTTGTGCTGCGCTAG
- a CDS encoding glycosyltransferase: protein MSVSVILTVKNEAATLPHLLDSLMHQSLWPDEIVVCDGGSSDETLDILTLYQQWLPIKIISAPGANISEGRNRAIAAATGEVIAGTDGGVVLSPDWLRELVRPIEERNVSVVSGWFEADPYTDFEVVLGATVLPDRDDINPTDFLPSSRSIAFQKAAWAAAGGYPEWLDYCEDLIFDLNLRQLFGSFAFAPNAVAYYRPRRSLRAFARQYYLYARGDGKANLWAKRHLVRYMTYLLALPFIGRLLWQGRKWGWLLLCGGGAAYCRRPAERLWPLTEGWSPAARTRAFALIPIVRLVGDVAKMLGYPVGLIWRWRQRQAARHDANQDS from the coding sequence ATGTCTGTATCCGTCATTTTGACTGTCAAAAACGAAGCCGCCACCCTTCCGCACCTGTTGGATTCCCTCATGCACCAGAGCCTGTGGCCGGATGAGATTGTGGTTTGTGATGGGGGATCCAGCGACGAGACGCTGGATATTCTCACCCTGTATCAGCAATGGCTGCCCATTAAGATTATTTCGGCTCCGGGAGCCAACATCAGCGAAGGGCGTAATCGGGCGATTGCGGCGGCGACTGGAGAGGTGATTGCCGGCACGGATGGCGGCGTCGTTCTTTCTCCAGATTGGCTGCGCGAATTGGTGCGCCCCATAGAGGAACGGAACGTTTCCGTCGTCAGCGGCTGGTTTGAAGCCGATCCCTACACGGATTTTGAAGTCGTCTTGGGCGCGACTGTGCTACCCGACCGCGACGACATCAACCCCACCGATTTTCTCCCGTCCAGCCGCTCCATTGCCTTCCAGAAAGCCGCCTGGGCCGCCGCGGGCGGCTACCCGGAATGGCTCGACTATTGCGAAGACCTGATTTTTGACCTGAATCTGCGCCAACTCTTTGGCAGTTTTGCCTTTGCCCCCAACGCTGTCGCCTATTACCGTCCTCGCCGCAGCCTGCGTGCATTTGCCCGGCAGTATTACCTGTACGCACGCGGCGATGGCAAGGCCAACCTGTGGGCCAAACGCCACCTGGTCCGCTACATGACTTATCTGCTGGCGCTGCCCTTCATTGGGCGGCTGCTCTGGCAGGGGCGGAAATGGGGTTGGCTGCTGCTCTGCGGCGGGGGAGCCGCCTACTGCCGCCGTCCCGCGGAGCGGCTGTGGCCGCTCACGGAAGGGTGGTCACCCGCGGCGCGCACACGCGCGTTCGCCCTCATCCCCATCGTGCGATTGGTAGGGGATGTCGCCAAAATGTTGGGCTATCCGGTGGGGCTGATCTGGCGTTGGCGGCAGCGCCAGGCTGCCCGCCACGACGCCAACCAGGATTCGTAG
- a CDS encoding Rieske 2Fe-2S domain-containing protein has translation MATATMNAGGMTRREFLFYIWGASMALFTVEFGGLLVWFLIPRFREGEFGGKFTVKVDSLPKPNDPPANFPDGRFWLVNLDTNNPEGSSRMYLAPDETEPIVGVAAIYKVCTHLGCIYAWNTANDRFECPCHGSKYRLDGRRVESPAPRSLDRFELSALDESGNILATADVGGDNFYTPLVLPANTASLSVDTGARKQGPSQPLLCSFRGNCP, from the coding sequence ATGGCAACAGCAACGATGAACGCTGGCGGCATGACGAGGCGTGAGTTTCTTTTCTACATCTGGGGCGCTTCCATGGCTCTTTTTACCGTGGAATTTGGGGGTCTCCTGGTCTGGTTTCTCATTCCCCGCTTCCGCGAAGGCGAGTTTGGCGGCAAATTCACCGTGAAGGTTGACAGTTTGCCCAAACCCAATGATCCGCCAGCCAACTTTCCTGACGGACGTTTTTGGCTTGTCAACCTGGATACCAACAATCCGGAAGGAAGCAGCCGAATGTATCTGGCTCCGGATGAAACCGAGCCTATCGTCGGTGTAGCCGCCATTTACAAGGTTTGTACGCATTTGGGCTGTATTTATGCCTGGAATACGGCGAATGACCGCTTTGAGTGTCCTTGCCACGGTTCCAAATATCGCCTGGATGGGCGTCGCGTTGAATCACCCGCGCCTCGCTCGCTGGATCGGTTTGAGTTGAGCGCGCTTGATGAGTCGGGCAATATCCTGGCAACGGCGGATGTTGGCGGAGACAACTTCTATACCCCGCTGGTTTTGCCGGCAAACACCGCTTCCCTCAGCGTGGATACAGGCGCGCGTAAACAAGGTCCCTCTCAACCGCTACTGTGCAGTTTCCGCGGCAATTGCCCATAA
- a CDS encoding cytochrome bc complex cytochrome b subunit produces the protein MATIFDQMREMGLKQTIVAKADEAVERMTAGMNINDIRGMLRGDEPRRPNPRLRPHADGFWFHIRPSFYHTEVTHIYPTFRLGWLSTFMFVWETLTGIFLMIFYTPAPRIAYGDMWNILGNVPLGQLVRNMHRLGAEVMVLVVALHMLRTFITGSYKKPRQFTWATGIILLLFTLFLSFSGYLLPWDQLAYWALTVFISGGAAAPAPAVVNENIMLILQGAPSLGAGGLLRWYLLHVLVLPLLTAIFFFVHYYKVVLHGLSLPPGREEIGEDTAKRVPKDERTYFMPDILTSELMWSALVVLLLTAGSLWFWDAPLEHHANPLVTPLHVVAPWYLSWSQGWLKLADKTIVVGFIPLLLVAFIVMPYFEVGKSRRYADRRVGLTVASLFIAIMLVSNWMGTPEYRVESSPEQEVSSEVLPVEGASTLLAVPYEYLTPGTYLPGQTIEGNPYLTAALEEFEASMQWHSCYINDSGRWERECRVERNVNPDTGELVGVRYSTSLAKNAMPDPYAEMRIEQVQESLIRVTLHYEVTDPENPGVLLIGSGSDYTGYRQADSNYEEECRFANKDC, from the coding sequence ATGGCAACCATATTTGACCAAATGCGCGAAATGGGACTGAAGCAAACCATTGTCGCCAAGGCCGACGAAGCCGTGGAACGCATGACGGCGGGCATGAACATCAACGACATTCGCGGTATGCTTCGTGGCGACGAACCGCGTCGCCCCAATCCGCGTTTGCGCCCTCATGCCGATGGCTTCTGGTTCCACATTCGTCCCAGCTTCTATCACACAGAAGTTACCCACATCTATCCCACCTTCCGTCTTGGTTGGTTGTCCACCTTTATGTTTGTGTGGGAAACGCTCACGGGTATCTTCTTGATGATCTTCTACACGCCCGCCCCTAGAATTGCCTATGGGGACATGTGGAATATTCTTGGCAATGTTCCATTGGGGCAGTTGGTACGCAACATGCACCGCCTCGGCGCGGAAGTGATGGTTCTTGTTGTGGCGCTGCACATGCTGCGCACGTTTATCACCGGCAGTTACAAAAAGCCGCGCCAGTTTACCTGGGCTACGGGCATAATCCTTCTCCTTTTCACCCTTTTCTTGAGTTTTAGCGGCTATTTGCTCCCTTGGGACCAGTTGGCCTACTGGGCTTTGACGGTGTTTATCAGCGGCGGCGCGGCGGCTCCCGCCCCCGCCGTTGTCAACGAAAACATCATGCTCATTTTACAGGGGGCGCCCTCCCTCGGCGCGGGTGGTTTGCTGCGTTGGTATTTGCTCCATGTGCTGGTGCTGCCCTTGCTCACGGCCATTTTCTTCTTTGTCCACTACTACAAAGTTGTGCTGCACGGTCTGTCGCTGCCCCCTGGCCGCGAGGAGATTGGGGAAGACACGGCCAAGCGGGTGCCGAAAGACGAACGCACCTACTTTATGCCGGATATTCTCACCAGTGAGTTGATGTGGAGCGCACTGGTTGTTTTGCTGCTCACCGCGGGATCCCTTTGGTTCTGGGATGCCCCGCTGGAGCACCACGCCAATCCCCTGGTCACGCCACTGCACGTGGTCGCGCCGTGGTATCTGTCGTGGTCGCAGGGTTGGTTGAAGCTGGCCGATAAGACTATCGTCGTCGGCTTTATTCCGCTGTTGCTGGTAGCCTTTATCGTCATGCCTTACTTTGAGGTGGGGAAGAGTCGTCGCTATGCTGACCGCCGTGTAGGGTTGACGGTCGCCAGCCTGTTCATCGCTATCATGCTCGTTTCTAACTGGATGGGCACGCCCGAATACCGCGTGGAAAGCTCGCCCGAACAGGAAGTCAGTTCGGAGGTTTTGCCTGTGGAAGGGGCCAGCACGTTGTTGGCGGTTCCCTATGAGTACCTGACGCCGGGAACGTATTTGCCTGGACAGACGATTGAGGGCAACCCGTACCTGACGGCGGCGCTAGAAGAGTTCGAGGCATCTATGCAGTGGCATAGCTGCTACATCAACGACAGCGGACGCTGGGAACGGGAATGCCGGGTGGAGAGGAATGTCAATCCTGACACGGGCGAATTGGTGGGCGTGCGCTATTCGACGTCGCTGGCCAAGAATGCCATGCCTGATCCTTACGCGGAAATGCGGATTGAGCAGGTTCAGGAATCCTTGATTCGTGTCACCTTGCATTACGAAGTTACCGATCCGGAAAATCCTGGTGTGCTGCTGATTGGTTCCGGCAGCGATTATACGGGATATCGCCAGGCGGATTCTAACTATGAGGAAGAATGCCGCTTTGCGAATAAGGATTGTTAG
- a CDS encoding c-type cytochrome, translated as MLQVKVIIGTIAFMLTMIFLGFAALREPARMQAYTNAGLGRSIEAGARIFDGNCATCHGVDGKAEVCYDAATGEQVGCQGRPLNNRNLVCGDPSKRMSDLQWQGSKTAFIQGTIAAGRPWAGMPTWSQDFGGPLQPNEVEDVAHFVLNWESEELCSVPPFVFPWPENWEALLALTEMPADLETPVPEDLVINLPLTYPGDAERGQELFEVTYGCTACHGQMGQPGSNSVGPYLGSIGVDAGTRKPDFTAEDYLYESILNPGAFIASGCPAGDCPNAMPNNFADRMSEVPQDMADLLTYLMQHTGN; from the coding sequence ATGTTGCAAGTGAAAGTCATTATTGGCACCATCGCCTTTATGCTTACCATGATCTTCCTCGGCTTTGCCGCTCTGCGTGAACCGGCGCGAATGCAGGCTTATACAAATGCAGGGCTGGGACGATCTATTGAAGCGGGAGCGCGCATCTTTGATGGCAACTGCGCCACCTGTCACGGCGTCGATGGAAAGGCCGAAGTTTGTTACGATGCGGCTACCGGTGAGCAAGTTGGTTGCCAGGGTCGCCCATTGAACAATCGTAATCTGGTTTGCGGTGATCCATCCAAACGTATGAGTGATTTGCAATGGCAAGGCTCAAAAACGGCGTTTATTCAAGGCACGATTGCCGCGGGGCGTCCCTGGGCGGGTATGCCTACCTGGAGCCAGGATTTTGGTGGGCCACTGCAACCGAATGAGGTAGAGGATGTGGCCCATTTTGTCCTTAATTGGGAATCGGAAGAGTTGTGCTCGGTGCCGCCGTTCGTGTTCCCCTGGCCGGAGAATTGGGAGGCATTGCTGGCGTTGACGGAAATGCCGGCAGACCTGGAAACCCCGGTGCCAGAAGACCTGGTAATCAACCTGCCGTTGACGTATCCGGGCGATGCTGAACGCGGCCAGGAGCTGTTTGAAGTGACCTACGGCTGCACCGCCTGCCACGGGCAGATGGGGCAACCGGGTTCCAACAGTGTCGGGCCGTACCTGGGTAGCATTGGCGTGGATGCCGGCACGCGCAAGCCTGACTTCACGGCGGAAGACTACCTCTACGAGTCCATCCTTAACCCGGGCGCGTTCATTGCCTCCGGCTGCCCGGCTGGCGACTGCCCCAACGCCATGCCCAACAACTTCGCCGACCGCATGAGCGAAGTGCCGCAAGATATGGCGGACCTCCTTACGTACCTTATGCAGCATACGGGGAACTAG
- a CDS encoding zinc ribbon domain-containing protein has product MKRLGMILLLFWLAGLAMPAQAQQEATTIEQLTVDLWPDFDQPSVLVLLTGKMPASTPLPATVTLPIPAGATLHAVARVSGDGTMIDDVQYTLDTTTQMLHITLPDLGFRVEYYQPYERNDLERHFTFAWQMPASVQQLLVSVQQPAAATSLTVSPSPVSVTPGNNGLQYHNMPAATLSADQPYTLDVNYTMSSTALTTSLIDTSNPIDAPATLLPTSGGNSSSGSANTTLLIGAGFLGILVIAGIIWLITNRDALAAPAPSRRRRAARPAAPRQRATPPPRTTDAGPAAPPPARATRFCHDCGQPSTPDDRFCRYCGTELKR; this is encoded by the coding sequence GTGAAACGATTGGGAATGATTCTTTTGCTATTTTGGCTGGCGGGGCTGGCAATGCCGGCACAAGCGCAGCAAGAGGCGACGACGATTGAGCAGTTGACGGTGGATTTGTGGCCGGACTTCGACCAACCTTCGGTATTGGTGCTGCTGACGGGAAAAATGCCGGCATCCACGCCCCTCCCCGCCACCGTCACCCTGCCCATACCCGCCGGGGCCACCCTGCACGCCGTGGCCCGCGTGTCCGGCGACGGAACCATGATCGACGACGTGCAGTACACGCTGGACACCACCACGCAAATGCTGCACATTACGCTACCCGACCTCGGTTTTCGCGTGGAGTATTACCAGCCCTACGAGCGAAACGACCTGGAACGGCATTTTACGTTTGCCTGGCAGATGCCGGCATCCGTACAACAACTACTGGTGAGCGTGCAACAGCCGGCGGCGGCCACCTCGTTGACAGTATCGCCGTCGCCCGTTTCCGTCACGCCGGGGAATAATGGGTTGCAGTATCACAATATGCCGGCAGCGACACTCTCCGCCGACCAACCCTACACCCTGGACGTGAACTACACCATGTCCAGCACCGCCCTCACCACCAGCCTGATCGACACATCCAACCCCATTGACGCGCCCGCCACCCTGCTGCCCACGTCCGGCGGCAATAGCAGCAGTGGCAGCGCCAACACCACGCTGCTGATCGGGGCCGGTTTCCTCGGTATACTGGTAATTGCCGGCATTATCTGGCTAATCACCAACCGAGACGCCCTCGCCGCGCCCGCGCCATCGCGTCGCCGCCGCGCGGCTCGTCCGGCAGCGCCCAGGCAACGCGCCACGCCCCCCCCGCGGACCACGGACGCCGGCCCCGCCGCGCCTCCTCCCGCGCGCGCCACCCGTTTTTGCCATGACTGCGGGCAACCCAGCACCCCGGACGACCGCTTCTGCCGCTATTGCGGCACAGAGCTTAAGCGCTAA
- a CDS encoding HlyC/CorC family transporter, translating to MSPILTEILILFILILANGLFAMSEIALISARKVRLQHAASLGDKGARTALELAEEPGRFLSTVQIGITLVGIFTGAYSGAVLAAELAQVLRRIPWLQAYGDSLSVALTVIAVTYFSLVLGELAPKRLGLSHAERIAGIMARPMSLLARFANPIVQFVNLSTELVLRLVGITADGEQSVTEEDVKILIGQGTQVGVFEPIEEQMVEKVFRLSDRTVSALITPRREVVWLDVEASPEAIREAVLETAYSRYPVAHGSLDDVVGIVLTKDLLAQSLRGEALDVPSVLQPVMFVPEGLPAFDMLERFRAMRAQMALVIDEYGVLQGIVTISDIVEAIVGELPEADEAYEPEVMQREDGSWLVDGMLSVEEFQELFDVREMPSDTEGYYQTVGGFVMTMLGRVPKEGDTFFWQHLRLEVLDMDERRVDKILVQREAPPAAATSD from the coding sequence ATGTCTCCAATACTGACTGAAATCCTCATCCTCTTTATCCTCATTCTGGCAAACGGGCTTTTCGCCATGTCCGAGATCGCCCTGATCTCCGCGCGCAAAGTGCGCCTACAACACGCCGCCTCCCTGGGCGACAAAGGGGCGCGAACAGCGCTGGAATTAGCCGAAGAGCCGGGGCGGTTTCTTTCCACCGTGCAAATTGGCATCACCCTGGTAGGCATCTTCACAGGAGCCTACAGCGGGGCCGTGCTGGCGGCGGAACTGGCCCAGGTGCTGCGCCGCATCCCCTGGCTGCAAGCCTACGGTGACAGCCTCAGCGTGGCGCTAACCGTCATCGCCGTCACCTATTTTTCCCTTGTGCTGGGCGAACTAGCGCCAAAGCGGTTGGGGTTAAGTCACGCAGAGCGAATTGCCGGCATCATGGCCCGCCCCATGAGTCTGCTGGCCCGTTTCGCCAACCCCATCGTACAATTCGTCAACCTGTCCACGGAGTTGGTGCTGCGACTGGTGGGCATCACGGCAGATGGCGAGCAATCCGTCACTGAAGAAGACGTGAAAATCTTGATCGGGCAAGGAACGCAGGTGGGCGTTTTTGAACCGATCGAGGAGCAGATGGTCGAGAAAGTTTTCCGCCTCAGTGACCGCACCGTCAGCGCCTTGATCACGCCACGACGCGAGGTGGTCTGGCTGGACGTGGAGGCTTCGCCGGAGGCGATCCGCGAAGCAGTTCTGGAAACGGCGTATTCGCGCTATCCTGTGGCCCACGGCAGCCTGGACGACGTCGTTGGCATTGTGTTGACGAAGGATTTGCTGGCGCAGAGCTTGCGCGGCGAAGCGTTGGATGTGCCGTCGGTGCTGCAACCGGTGATGTTTGTGCCGGAGGGATTGCCGGCATTTGACATGCTAGAACGATTTCGCGCCATGCGCGCGCAGATGGCGCTGGTAATTGACGAGTACGGCGTCCTGCAAGGGATTGTCACCATCAGCGACATCGTAGAAGCCATCGTTGGTGAACTGCCCGAAGCGGATGAGGCGTATGAACCGGAAGTAATGCAGCGGGAAGATGGCTCCTGGTTGGTGGACGGCATGTTGTCCGTGGAGGAGTTTCAGGAACTCTTCGACGTTAGGGAGATGCCCTCGGACACTGAAGGCTACTACCAAACCGTCGGCGGATTCGTCATGACCATGCTCGGGCGCGTCCCCAAAGAAGGCGACACCTTTTTCTGGCAACACCTGCGCCTGGAAGTCCTGGACATGGACGAACGGCGCGTCGATAAAATTCTCGTCCAGCGGGAAGCGCCGCCTGCCGCCGCCACATCAGATTAA